A stretch of Kosmotoga arenicorallina S304 DNA encodes these proteins:
- a CDS encoding GNAT family N-acetyltransferase, with amino-acid sequence MLKPGVLMPEDLKSAIELASEIFEKDMGACFPVFLSEKNIGNLLGVKDGNRVVSLFGMQPAKISIYGYTLKVGLIGSVCTHPDYRGAGFASRMLEMMQAKSIKMGISMFIISGTRGLYKRFGAVEFGCYHTAKILPDGEKTKVQKAYSKDVGKILSIHQKKTVRYLRSYDSFKAIFKSGYIACRPGETYLGEESYCTFTSIDNELHVLEYGGNKSEVLRIIRAVTAEKNKNYCVLHYDNSFDYPADKTTTFEGTAKIISSENFFSQLEGFFLERLSEREYKEFKNKASKLDNTELTKAVFNEGMDLGLEGIFPITLPDYGWDYI; translated from the coding sequence ATGTTGAAACCTGGCGTATTAATGCCAGAAGATCTAAAAAGCGCAATTGAGCTTGCCAGTGAGATTTTCGAGAAAGACATGGGCGCTTGTTTTCCGGTTTTTCTTTCAGAGAAAAATATAGGCAACCTTCTGGGCGTTAAAGATGGGAACAGGGTAGTTTCTTTGTTTGGTATGCAACCTGCGAAGATATCTATATATGGATATACGTTGAAGGTAGGTTTAATAGGATCAGTGTGCACCCATCCTGATTACAGGGGAGCGGGTTTTGCTTCCAGAATGCTTGAAATGATGCAGGCAAAGAGCATCAAAATGGGTATATCTATGTTTATCATATCCGGAACAAGGGGGCTGTATAAAAGATTCGGGGCGGTTGAATTTGGCTGTTATCATACGGCGAAGATACTACCTGATGGTGAAAAAACAAAAGTTCAAAAAGCTTATTCAAAAGATGTTGGAAAAATTCTCTCAATTCATCAAAAGAAGACAGTCAGGTATTTGCGAAGTTATGATAGCTTTAAGGCGATTTTCAAATCTGGATACATTGCATGCAGGCCTGGCGAAACTTACCTGGGAGAAGAATCTTACTGCACCTTTACGAGTATAGACAACGAACTCCATGTGCTGGAATATGGAGGCAATAAAAGTGAGGTGCTTCGTATTATTAGAGCCGTAACGGCTGAAAAAAACAAGAATTATTGCGTGCTTCATTATGATAACAGTTTTGATTACCCAGCTGATAAAACTACAACTTTTGAAGGCACTGCAAAAATAATATCTTCAGAAAACTTCTTTTCTCAACTCGAAGGTTTTTTCCTTGAAAGGCTTTCTGAAAGAGAATACAAAGAATTCAAAAATAAAGCAAGTAAGCTTGATAATACTGAACTGACGAAGGCTGTTTTTAATGAAGGCATGGATTTAGGATTAGAAGGGATATTTCCGATAACCTTGCCAGATTATGGATGGGATTATATTTGA
- a CDS encoding DUF2922 domain-containing protein — protein MKTLNMRWYDAAQGKSKGLVLRSPKDGLTQAEVQNVMDTLVTLKVIPSNYATDYASVIDKATNELFNLI, from the coding sequence TTGAAAACCCTTAACATGAGATGGTATGACGCTGCTCAAGGTAAATCAAAAGGGCTTGTGCTTAGATCCCCAAAAGATGGTCTAACTCAGGCTGAAGTTCAGAATGTCATGGATACCCTTGTGACTCTTAAGGTTATTCCCTCAAACTACGCAACGGATTACGCAAGCGTCATTGACAAAGCCACAAACGAACTCTTTAACCTGATCTAA
- a CDS encoding DUF1659 domain-containing protein, with translation MGLGSTVVNLSNAKRLQIVWDTGVVQDGEPVYYRQSIPVDSSITEQEAYDAAYNLASLSTYTISEIRLISTDSLGPID, from the coding sequence GTGGGACTTGGTTCAACAGTTGTGAATCTCAGTAACGCAAAGAGGCTTCAGATTGTTTGGGACACCGGAGTTGTACAGGATGGAGAACCGGTTTATTACAGACAATCCATACCCGTGGATAGCTCCATTACCGAGCAGGAAGCCTACGACGCAGCCTACAACCTCGCTTCTCTCTCCACTTATACCATTAGCGAGATAAGGCTTATCAGTACAGACAGTCTCGGACCAATTGATTAA